From the genome of Nocardia sp. NBC_01503, one region includes:
- a CDS encoding 3-deoxy-7-phosphoheptulonate synthase, translating to MTLAADLDPRHADLDDQRTLSVSPLRSPADVRGSHPLDDTLADTVRAGRKATIDVLNGADDRLMVIVGPCSVHDTAAAMDYARRLAAKADELGDRLHVVMRVYFEKPRTTLGWKGLINDPHLDGSFDINTGLDVGRQLLVDITALGLPVACEFLDPITPQYIADLVSYGAIGARTAASQVHRQLSSALSMPVGIKNGTDGDVQVAVDGVRAAAASHVFPGTDLDGRSALIRTAGNPDCHVILRGGSNGTNFDAESCAEAIIRLEKSSLAQRLVVDASHGNSNKDHNKQVDVVTDIAGRIAAGEKSVVGLMMESFIVAGRQDLTLGHPETLTYGQSITDACLDWEVTAAQLDVLADAVAARRG from the coding sequence ATGACTCTCGCTGCCGATCTCGATCCCCGGCACGCCGATCTCGACGACCAGCGCACTCTCAGCGTGAGCCCGCTGCGCTCGCCCGCCGACGTGCGTGGATCGCATCCGCTCGATGACACCCTGGCCGATACCGTGCGCGCCGGCCGCAAGGCCACCATCGACGTACTCAATGGCGCTGACGACCGCCTCATGGTGATCGTCGGCCCGTGTTCGGTGCACGACACCGCCGCCGCCATGGATTACGCGCGCCGCCTGGCCGCCAAGGCCGATGAGCTCGGGGACCGGCTGCACGTGGTCATGCGCGTCTACTTCGAGAAGCCGCGCACCACGCTCGGGTGGAAGGGGCTGATCAACGATCCGCACCTGGACGGCAGCTTCGACATCAACACCGGACTCGATGTGGGTCGTCAGCTGCTGGTGGACATCACCGCGCTCGGCCTGCCCGTGGCCTGTGAGTTCCTCGATCCGATCACCCCGCAGTACATCGCGGATCTGGTCTCCTACGGTGCGATCGGCGCGCGTACCGCCGCCAGCCAGGTGCATCGGCAGCTGTCCTCGGCGCTGTCCATGCCGGTCGGCATCAAGAACGGCACCGATGGCGATGTGCAGGTCGCGGTCGACGGGGTGCGCGCGGCGGCGGCCAGCCATGTCTTCCCCGGCACCGATCTGGACGGGCGTTCGGCGCTGATCCGCACCGCGGGCAATCCGGACTGCCATGTCATCCTGCGCGGCGGCAGCAACGGCACCAACTTCGATGCCGAATCCTGCGCGGAAGCCATTATCCGACTGGAGAAGTCGTCGCTGGCGCAGCGCCTGGTGGTCGACGCCTCGCACGGCAACAGCAATAAGGACCACAACAAGCAGGTCGACGTGGTCACCGATATCGCCGGGCGCATCGCCGCGGGCGAGAAGAGCGTGGTCGGCCTGATGATGGAGAGCTTCATCGTCGCGGGCCGCCAGGACCTCACCCTCGGCCACCCGGAGACCCTGACCTACGGCCAGTCCATCACCGACGCCTGCCTCGACTGGGAGGTCACCGCGGCTCAGCTCGACGTCCTCGCCGACGCCGTCGCCGCTCGCCGCGGCTGA
- a CDS encoding PH domain-containing protein: MSIPFDRPDQLEKIQQGLLQGEQILAVYDAIGVGTGFLGLTDRRVIIQDNSFVGKKVAITSIPYSRISTVSVITNKSFAGQFFSSGHIVISTGHNEYEVEFRGDEKTRHVHDVILHYIAR; this comes from the coding sequence ATGAGCATTCCGTTCGATCGACCGGATCAGCTGGAGAAGATCCAGCAGGGCCTGCTTCAGGGAGAGCAGATCCTGGCGGTGTACGACGCCATCGGCGTGGGTACCGGATTTCTCGGGCTCACCGATCGCCGGGTGATCATTCAGGACAATTCGTTCGTGGGGAAGAAGGTCGCCATCACGAGCATCCCGTACTCGCGCATCAGCACCGTCAGCGTGATCACCAACAAATCCTTCGCCGGACAGTTCTTCTCCTCCGGGCACATAGTCATCAGCACCGGGCACAACGAGTACGAGGTCGAGTTCCGCGGCGATGAGAAGACGCGGCATGTGCACGACGTGATCCTGCATTACATCGCGCGCTAG
- a CDS encoding oxidoreductase produces MSGWDIADIPDQTGRTVIVTGANSGLGAVTARALAQAGAQVIMACRNEVKARSVADGIGKNVQVRRLDLADLASVREFADGIDAVDLLINNAGVMAVPLKRTADGFEMQIGTNHLGHFALTGLLLDKVRDRIVTVSSGMHAMGKIDLADLNWEQRRYQRWLAYGQSKLANLMFTYELQRRLTAAGSHKLSVGAHPGFAATELQSHTESIQDFFLGIANRVFAQSAEMGALPTLYAATAAEVRPGGYYGPTGLRGMRGNPGPSGSTAASRDEVTARRLWELSEQLTKVSYAFPRR; encoded by the coding sequence GTGAGTGGTTGGGACATCGCCGACATCCCGGATCAGACCGGTCGAACGGTCATTGTGACGGGGGCCAACAGTGGGCTCGGCGCGGTCACCGCGCGAGCACTCGCCCAGGCCGGGGCGCAGGTGATCATGGCCTGCCGCAATGAGGTCAAGGCGCGTTCGGTCGCCGACGGCATCGGTAAGAACGTGCAAGTGCGCCGCCTGGATCTGGCGGATCTGGCCTCGGTGCGCGAATTCGCCGACGGTATCGACGCGGTGGACCTGCTGATCAACAACGCGGGTGTCATGGCGGTTCCGCTCAAGCGCACCGCCGACGGCTTCGAAATGCAGATCGGCACAAACCATCTCGGCCATTTCGCGCTGACCGGACTGCTGCTGGACAAGGTGCGCGATCGCATCGTCACCGTCTCCAGCGGTATGCACGCCATGGGCAAGATCGACCTGGCCGATCTGAACTGGGAGCAGCGCCGCTATCAGCGCTGGCTCGCCTACGGGCAGTCCAAGCTGGCGAATCTCATGTTCACCTATGAACTACAGCGGCGACTGACAGCCGCTGGCTCGCACAAGCTTTCGGTCGGTGCGCATCCCGGCTTCGCCGCCACCGAACTGCAATCCCATACCGAGTCGATCCAGGACTTCTTCCTCGGGATCGCCAATCGGGTCTTCGCGCAGAGCGCCGAAATGGGCGCGCTGCCAACGCTTTACGCAGCCACCGCCGCCGAGGTGCGGCCGGGCGGATACTACGGGCCCACCGGATTGCGCGGTATGCGTGGCAATCCCGGGCCGAGCGGCTCCACCGCCGCGTCACGGGATGAGGTGACCGCGCGCCGCCTCTGGGAATTGTCCGAGCAGCTGACCAAGGTCAGCTATGCCTTTCCACGTAGGTAG
- a CDS encoding DUF5993 family protein — protein MDTLILAGLLCVLFLIVGQSSRRAILSAWWVVVIACGVLLKVHITSSLGLGLTW, from the coding sequence ATGGACACGCTCATACTCGCGGGCTTGCTGTGCGTGCTGTTCCTCATTGTCGGACAGAGTTCGCGGCGCGCGATCCTGTCGGCCTGGTGGGTTGTCGTCATCGCCTGCGGTGTGCTGCTGAAGGTGCACATCACCAGCAGCCTCGGATTGGGGCTGACATGGTGA
- a CDS encoding disulfide bond formation protein B — translation MVTDTAPGTVESRGGVLNQLQYWLALIFIVGWAGVICGGLGFQFVNWEYPCPLCMLQRYFMMLAALGGAYIVRKGMTGTIAPRDYAVGWGMAIVACFGGAFTAWRQTMLHILPGDPGYMGAVFGLHLYVWAWILFVAAITTIGVVLTFSYATSTVSLPASPHRTAGKLAFGFLALVIAVNLVATFFLEGFHPKLPDDPACYQLPHDLGILDGGCVLPAH, via the coding sequence ATGGTGACCGATACCGCTCCCGGAACCGTGGAAAGCCGTGGCGGAGTACTGAATCAACTGCAGTACTGGCTGGCGCTCATCTTCATCGTCGGCTGGGCCGGGGTGATCTGCGGCGGACTCGGCTTCCAATTCGTGAACTGGGAGTACCCGTGCCCGCTGTGCATGCTGCAGCGCTACTTCATGATGCTGGCCGCGCTGGGCGGGGCCTATATCGTGCGCAAGGGGATGACCGGGACCATCGCGCCGCGCGATTACGCGGTGGGCTGGGGTATGGCGATCGTGGCCTGCTTCGGCGGCGCGTTCACCGCCTGGCGGCAGACCATGCTGCATATCCTGCCCGGCGATCCCGGATATATGGGCGCGGTGTTCGGGCTGCACCTGTACGTGTGGGCGTGGATTCTGTTCGTCGCGGCGATTACGACAATCGGCGTGGTGCTGACGTTTTCGTACGCCACCTCGACCGTGAGCCTGCCCGCGTCACCGCATCGCACGGCCGGGAAGCTGGCCTTCGGATTCCTCGCGCTGGTCATCGCGGTGAATCTGGTGGCGACGTTCTTCCTGGAGGGCTTCCACCCGAAGCTGCCCGATGATCCGGCCTGCTATCAACTGCCGCACGATCTCGGGATTCTCGACGGCGGCTGTGTGCTGCCCGCACACTGA
- a CDS encoding (2,3-dihydroxybenzoyl)adenylate synthase encodes MTSPSTARDHRDGFVPFPDDLAERYRRAGYWAGRPLGELLRNAARQWPERTALLGDPGTPGAGSTYAELDTAADRMAHGLLKLGIAPGDRVVVQLPNVLEFVPVLFGLLRAGIIPVLTLPAHRRAEIEHLTRLSGAVAYVIADRAADFDYRVLAHEVCAAVPALRHVLVLGDPGAFTDLHSVPAHGNSLPVIDASDIALMLVSGGTTGLPKLIARTHDDYTYNSEASAEVCELRPQDVYLATLPVAHNFPLACPGILGTIATGGGMVFITDPSPENAFAAIERHGVTVTAVVPPLAQLWSAAVDWEEADLSTLRLLQVGGARLAAVNAREVRPALNVRLQQVFGMAEGLLNYTRFEDSDEIVCTTQGRPLSPADEVRVVDADGKDVADGEEGELLTRGPYTLRGYYRAPEHNSRAFTPDGFYRSGDLVRRLPSGHLMVSGRIKDVINRGGENISCDELEEHLLAHPAVRHAAAVGLPDAALGERVCAVLVVDGDMPSLVQIKAFLTARGLATYKLPDVLRQADTLPVTAVGKIDKKALRAA; translated from the coding sequence GTGACATCGCCATCCACCGCCCGCGACCACCGCGACGGCTTCGTCCCCTTCCCCGACGACCTCGCCGAGCGCTATCGGCGGGCCGGATACTGGGCCGGACGCCCGCTCGGCGAACTGCTACGGAACGCGGCGCGACAGTGGCCCGAGCGCACCGCCCTGCTCGGCGATCCCGGAACGCCGGGCGCGGGGTCCACCTACGCCGAACTCGACACCGCCGCGGACCGCATGGCGCACGGCCTGCTGAAACTCGGTATCGCACCGGGCGATCGGGTCGTGGTGCAGCTGCCCAATGTGCTCGAATTCGTGCCCGTGCTCTTCGGACTGCTGCGCGCGGGCATCATTCCGGTGCTGACCCTGCCCGCGCATCGCCGCGCCGAGATCGAACATCTCACCCGGCTCTCGGGCGCGGTCGCCTATGTGATCGCCGACCGCGCAGCCGATTTCGACTATCGCGTACTCGCGCACGAGGTGTGCGCCGCCGTGCCGGCGCTGCGGCATGTGCTGGTCCTCGGCGATCCGGGCGCCTTCACCGATCTGCATTCGGTTCCCGCACACGGCAATTCGCTGCCCGTCATCGATGCCTCCGATATCGCGCTCATGCTGGTCTCCGGCGGTACCACCGGCCTGCCCAAGCTGATCGCCCGCACACACGACGACTACACCTACAACTCCGAGGCCAGTGCCGAGGTATGCGAGCTGCGGCCGCAGGACGTGTATCTCGCGACTCTGCCCGTGGCGCACAACTTCCCACTCGCCTGCCCCGGCATTCTGGGCACCATCGCCACCGGCGGCGGCATGGTGTTCATCACCGATCCCAGCCCGGAGAACGCCTTCGCCGCCATCGAGAGGCACGGCGTCACGGTCACCGCCGTGGTGCCGCCACTGGCGCAGTTGTGGTCCGCCGCGGTCGATTGGGAGGAGGCGGATCTGTCCACGCTGCGCCTGCTCCAGGTCGGCGGCGCTCGCCTGGCCGCGGTCAACGCACGAGAAGTGCGACCCGCCTTGAATGTTCGCCTGCAACAGGTGTTCGGCATGGCCGAAGGACTGCTCAACTACACCCGCTTCGAGGACTCCGACGAGATCGTCTGCACCACCCAGGGGCGGCCCCTGTCCCCCGCCGACGAGGTGCGGGTGGTCGATGCCGACGGCAAGGACGTCGCGGACGGCGAGGAGGGCGAACTGCTCACCCGTGGCCCGTACACGCTGCGCGGGTATTACCGTGCCCCCGAACATAATTCACGCGCCTTCACCCCGGATGGCTTCTACCGCAGCGGTGACCTGGTGCGCCGCCTGCCCAGTGGACATCTCATGGTCTCCGGGCGCATCAAGGATGTCATCAATCGCGGCGGCGAGAACATATCCTGCGATGAGCTGGAGGAGCATCTGCTCGCCCACCCCGCGGTCCGGCATGCGGCGGCGGTCGGACTGCCCGATGCCGCGCTCGGCGAAAGGGTCTGTGCCGTACTGGTTGTCGACGGCGATATGCCCTCACTGGTGCAGATCAAAGCCTTCCTGACCGCGCGCGGACTCGCCACCTACAAACTCCCCGATGTACTGCGCCAGGCCGATACCCTGCCCGTCACCGCCGTCGGCAAGATCGACAAGAAGGCACTGCGCGCGGCGTGA
- a CDS encoding oxidoreductase has product MGGWSTSNIPDLTDKTYIVTGATSGLGAATARGLAEAGALVIMACRNEIKGQAVAKTIDGRVQVRPLDLADLASVRAFADTVDYAHGLINNAGVMAVPYGHTTDGFEMHVGTNFLGHFALTGLLMDRIRERVVNVSSITHFIGRIDLEDLNWEHRAYSRFGAYAQTKLALLLFTYELQRRLLAAGSAKLAVAAHPGYAATEINSKTQNLLEQIIGLGNRLIAQSAEMGALPTLFAATAEAEPGGYYGPDHFNWSGYPAPVSSNAASHDEKVAAQLWELAEKLTGVDFQVHPD; this is encoded by the coding sequence ATGGGTGGGTGGAGTACGTCGAATATCCCGGATCTGACCGATAAGACCTACATCGTCACCGGTGCGACCAGCGGACTGGGCGCGGCCACCGCGCGCGGACTCGCCGAGGCGGGCGCACTGGTGATCATGGCCTGCCGCAATGAGATCAAGGGACAGGCGGTCGCCAAGACCATCGACGGGCGGGTACAGGTGCGCCCGCTGGATCTGGCCGATCTGGCCTCGGTGCGCGCCTTCGCCGACACCGTCGACTACGCGCACGGGCTGATCAACAATGCCGGGGTGATGGCGGTGCCGTACGGCCACACCACCGACGGCTTCGAAATGCATGTCGGCACGAACTTTCTCGGCCACTTCGCGCTCACCGGACTGCTCATGGACCGCATCCGCGAGCGCGTGGTGAACGTCTCCAGCATCACCCATTTCATCGGGCGCATCGATCTGGAGGATCTGAACTGGGAGCACCGCGCCTACTCGCGCTTCGGGGCGTACGCGCAGACGAAACTGGCGCTGCTGCTGTTCACCTATGAACTCCAGCGCCGCCTGCTCGCGGCCGGATCGGCCAAACTGGCGGTGGCCGCGCACCCCGGGTACGCGGCCACCGAGATCAACTCCAAAACCCAGAACCTGTTGGAGCAGATCATCGGGCTCGGTAATCGCCTGATCGCTCAGAGCGCCGAGATGGGCGCACTGCCAACCCTTTTCGCCGCCACCGCGGAGGCGGAGCCCGGCGGCTACTACGGCCCCGATCACTTCAACTGGAGCGGCTACCCGGCCCCGGTCTCCTCCAATGCCGCCTCACACGATGAGAAGGTCGCCGCTCAACTCTGGGAACTGGCCGAGAAACTCACCGGCGTCGACTTCCAGGTGCACCCGGACTGA
- a CDS encoding salicylate synthase, which yields MAATDERVRLDDERQWGEYVTDPVAAVAALAAADRFGEYVVYERPGTWVFAADPIGGIELDADELRVSWDGETTSGAWEGSPAQAVDRALAGIPLGRRNAYGWIGFEFCAWSLGATAHVHPRATLAHLMIPRIEVRIDASGVRVAGATPAETADIHELIAAAQGSALPVAHPVDVTIDPTGYADRVAAGVAEIRDGKYQKVILSRKVDLPFAVNIPDSYRLGRMHNTPARSFLLRLGGLEAAGFSPELVAAVDGERVVTTEPLAGTRAFGRGDAVDSAARAELISDPKEIVEHAISVQTSFSEIAAVAEPETTAVSDFMAVRERGSVQHLASTVKGRLAADRSPWDALETLFPSVTASGIPKAAGVDAVFRLDHDPRGLYSGAVVTISPDGALEATLVLRAVYQSGAGAWLRAGAGVVGQSRPEREFEETCEKLGSVAPYVVRA from the coding sequence GTGGCGGCCACGGACGAACGGGTACGGCTCGACGACGAGCGGCAATGGGGCGAGTACGTCACCGATCCGGTGGCGGCGGTCGCCGCACTGGCCGCGGCGGATCGCTTCGGCGAATACGTGGTGTACGAACGCCCCGGCACCTGGGTGTTCGCGGCCGACCCGATCGGCGGTATCGAACTCGACGCCGACGAACTGCGGGTGAGCTGGGACGGCGAGACCACCTCCGGCGCGTGGGAAGGCAGTCCGGCGCAGGCCGTGGACCGCGCCCTCGCCGGTATCCCGCTGGGGCGGCGAAACGCGTACGGCTGGATCGGATTCGAATTCTGCGCCTGGTCGCTGGGTGCGACCGCGCATGTGCATCCGCGAGCCACGCTGGCGCACTTGATGATTCCGCGCATCGAGGTGCGCATCGACGCCTCCGGGGTGCGGGTCGCCGGTGCGACCCCGGCCGAGACGGCCGATATTCACGAACTCATCGCGGCGGCCCAGGGCAGTGCGCTGCCGGTCGCGCATCCGGTGGATGTGACCATCGACCCCACCGGCTACGCGGACCGGGTGGCGGCGGGCGTCGCCGAGATCCGCGACGGCAAATATCAGAAGGTGATCTTGTCGCGGAAGGTGGATCTGCCCTTCGCCGTGAACATTCCGGACTCCTACCGGCTGGGGCGGATGCACAATACGCCCGCGCGCTCGTTCCTGCTGCGACTGGGCGGCCTGGAGGCCGCGGGCTTCAGCCCGGAGCTGGTGGCCGCGGTCGACGGTGAGCGCGTTGTCACCACCGAACCGCTCGCGGGCACCCGTGCCTTCGGCCGCGGTGACGCGGTGGATTCGGCGGCCCGCGCCGAGCTGATCAGCGATCCCAAAGAGATTGTCGAGCACGCGATCTCGGTGCAGACCTCGTTCTCGGAGATCGCCGCCGTCGCCGAGCCGGAGACCACCGCGGTCTCGGATTTCATGGCGGTGCGCGAACGCGGCAGTGTTCAGCATCTGGCCTCCACGGTCAAGGGCCGCCTCGCCGCGGACCGCAGCCCGTGGGACGCGCTGGAGACCCTCTTCCCGTCGGTGACCGCCTCGGGTATCCCCAAGGCGGCGGGTGTGGACGCGGTCTTCCGCCTCGATCATGACCCGCGCGGCCTGTACTCCGGTGCGGTGGTGACGATTTCGCCGGATGGCGCGCTGGAGGCCACCCTGGTGCTGCGCGCGGTCTACCAGAGCGGTGCGGGCGCGTGGCTGCGCGCGGGCGCGGGCGTGGTCGGGCAATCCCGCCCCGAACGCGAATTCGAGGAGACATGCGAGAAGCTCGGCAGCGTCGCACCGTATGTGGTGCGCGCGTAG
- a CDS encoding glycerol-3-phosphate 1-O-acyltransferase: MLDHDSRLPEAASTPGSVVALVDAAGRVERELIGNWLAEGGIAQEFGTAAPVIQIDLDPDALTTRLVERHDDPLVVPVRVLWLPPERDGVRRTSFGDLVTLSNPRKPNRFMQRRLVTKAPDRHLVLTGAPARLSELRANNPGSVGAPESFARAIVRAGTVALERAERAVIGDRYKVPRLVAEEILDSPEFLRRLDAIAEQADTNPREVYRRAEKALRELVAAQSRLVSDLFTQAMRPVHASTWKVDDDPIGLDRLRALNRRYPLVFLPSHRSYVDAFVLGDILARNDFPPNHVVGGANLKFWPIGPIARRTGTVFIRRSFGDDEVYKAVVEEYFAYLLAKRFNLEWYFEGGRTRTGKLRPPRYGLLNYLAAALRSSRIDDVMLVPVSITYERLNEIGAIADEQTGGMKQAEGLAWLARYVRNQQHSAGHVYVRFGNPLSARDRLSAHGDPLKTHALTAEPELEELEHRAVQRLAFEVAVGINDVTPITVNALTTLVLLGVHERALTRAELGNAIAPVLDYIEDRNLPRGELETLRDDHGLAVVLEQLAVAKVVTVYRGGLEPVYAIGAGAHLEAAFYRNSAVHWFANRAILELAVLTAVEAPEGDQLRVGWEAAYRLRDLLKFEFFFPERTEFTSQLTAEMLRVDPEWHRRTAAGTVGSEILARLAESGFMMAHRVLRSFFDAQLVVAERLAARDPAVTIDKKTFIDECLQVGKQMLLQQRLHSPESVSSELFGSALKLADNHGLLEAGDDPQDLVTRRTHFAAELRAIGGRISRAATLDPSNRLDAL; the protein is encoded by the coding sequence ATGCTCGATCACGACAGTCGGCTCCCGGAGGCCGCCAGCACCCCCGGGTCGGTGGTCGCGCTCGTCGACGCCGCCGGACGGGTCGAACGCGAACTCATCGGCAACTGGCTCGCAGAGGGCGGTATCGCCCAGGAGTTCGGCACCGCCGCGCCCGTCATCCAGATCGATCTGGACCCGGACGCCCTCACCACCCGCCTCGTCGAGCGGCATGACGATCCGCTGGTGGTGCCGGTCCGCGTCCTGTGGCTGCCGCCCGAGCGAGACGGTGTGCGGCGCACCAGCTTCGGCGACCTGGTCACCCTCTCGAATCCGCGCAAACCCAATCGGTTCATGCAGCGCAGGCTCGTCACCAAGGCCCCGGACCGGCATCTGGTCCTCACCGGCGCACCCGCCCGGCTCAGCGAGCTGCGCGCCAATAATCCCGGATCCGTCGGCGCCCCCGAATCTTTCGCGCGCGCCATCGTGCGCGCGGGCACCGTCGCCCTCGAACGCGCCGAACGCGCGGTGATCGGCGACCGCTACAAGGTGCCGCGCCTGGTGGCCGAGGAGATCCTGGACTCCCCCGAATTCCTGCGCCGCCTCGATGCCATTGCCGAACAGGCGGATACGAACCCGCGCGAGGTGTACCGGCGCGCCGAGAAGGCGCTGCGCGAACTCGTCGCCGCGCAGAGCCGCCTGGTCTCGGATCTGTTCACCCAGGCCATGCGGCCGGTGCACGCCTCCACCTGGAAGGTCGACGACGACCCCATCGGACTCGACCGGCTGCGCGCGCTGAACCGCCGCTATCCACTGGTATTCCTGCCCTCGCATCGCTCCTATGTGGACGCCTTCGTCCTCGGGGATATTCTGGCGCGCAATGACTTTCCGCCCAATCATGTGGTCGGCGGGGCAAACCTGAAGTTCTGGCCGATCGGACCCATTGCCCGGCGTACCGGAACCGTATTCATCCGGCGCAGTTTCGGCGATGACGAGGTATACAAAGCGGTCGTCGAAGAATACTTCGCCTATCTCCTCGCCAAACGATTCAATCTCGAATGGTATTTCGAAGGCGGACGCACCCGCACCGGAAAACTCCGGCCCCCGCGCTATGGATTGTTGAATTACCTTGCGGCGGCTTTGCGTTCATCCCGCATCGACGATGTGATGCTCGTTCCGGTCTCCATCACCTATGAGCGACTCAATGAAATCGGAGCCATTGCCGACGAACAGACCGGCGGTATGAAACAGGCCGAGGGATTGGCCTGGCTGGCCCGGTATGTGCGCAATCAACAGCACTCCGCCGGACATGTCTACGTGCGATTCGGGAATCCGCTCTCCGCCCGCGACCGGCTGTCGGCACACGGCGATCCGTTGAAGACGCACGCCCTGACAGCCGAACCCGAGCTGGAGGAGCTGGAGCACCGGGCGGTGCAGCGGCTCGCCTTCGAGGTCGCCGTCGGCATCAACGACGTCACCCCGATCACCGTCAACGCCCTCACCACCCTGGTCCTGCTCGGTGTGCACGAGCGCGCGCTCACCCGCGCCGAACTGGGCAATGCCATCGCACCCGTGCTCGACTACATCGAAGACCGGAACCTGCCGCGCGGTGAGCTCGAGACCCTGCGCGATGATCACGGCCTGGCCGTGGTGCTGGAGCAGCTCGCCGTCGCCAAGGTCGTCACCGTGTATCGCGGTGGCCTGGAACCGGTCTACGCCATCGGCGCGGGCGCACACCTCGAGGCCGCGTTCTACCGCAATAGCGCGGTGCACTGGTTCGCCAATCGCGCCATCCTCGAGCTGGCCGTACTCACCGCCGTCGAGGCGCCCGAGGGCGATCAGCTGCGCGTCGGCTGGGAGGCCGCCTACCGGCTGCGCGACCTGCTCAAATTCGAATTCTTCTTCCCCGAACGCACCGAGTTCACCAGCCAGCTCACCGCTGAAATGTTGCGGGTCGATCCGGAGTGGCATCGGCGCACCGCGGCAGGCACCGTCGGCTCGGAAATCCTGGCCCGCCTGGCGGAATCCGGTTTCATGATGGCGCACCGGGTACTGCGATCCTTCTTCGACGCCCAACTCGTGGTGGCCGAACGCCTCGCCGCCCGCGATCCCGCCGTCACCATCGACAAGAAGACGTTCATCGACGAATGTCTGCAGGTGGGCAAACAGATGCTGTTACAACAGCGATTGCACAGCCCCGAATCGGTCTCCTCCGAATTATTCGGCAGCGCACTCAAACTCGCCGATAATCACGGTCTGCTCGAAGCCGGCGACGACCCACAGGACCTGGTCACCCGGCGCACCCACTTCGCCGCCGAACTGCGGGCCATCGGCGGTCGCATCTCCCGCGCCGCCACCCTCGACCCGTCCAACCGGCTGGATGCGCTATGA